One bacterium genomic region harbors:
- the rsmI gene encoding 16S rRNA (cytidine(1402)-2'-O)-methyltransferase — MSEKNAIKPATLYLVATPIGNLEDMTFRALKVLREVQLVAAEDTRNSLKLLTHFGIQPAKLISCFEHNEVKRTSEILDVLGGGGAVALITDAGMPGISDPGSQVVKAVVEKGFAVVPVPGPSALIAALPASGFPASPFTFAGFLPAKASDRQKALHQMKSFEQTLVFYESPHRLRASLKDMMNVFGNRSGVVGRELTKLHEEFVRGNLQELWKHFKAVEPKGEFVVMVEGAEPFDRSMPEKWAGVSIADQLVRMMKDQGLSKTEAVKSVAKLRDLPREVVYRIATEIKWEEAGDPGSAAGPGEE, encoded by the coding sequence ATGTCCGAAAAGAACGCCATTAAACCCGCCACCCTTTACCTGGTCGCCACTCCCATCGGGAACCTGGAGGATATGACCTTCCGGGCCCTGAAGGTCCTCCGGGAGGTCCAACTGGTGGCCGCGGAGGACACCCGCAACAGCCTCAAGCTCCTGACCCATTTCGGCATCCAACCGGCCAAGCTCATTTCCTGCTTCGAACACAATGAGGTCAAACGTACCTCGGAGATCCTGGACGTGCTGGGTGGAGGAGGGGCGGTCGCCTTGATCACCGATGCCGGGATGCCGGGCATCTCGGATCCCGGGTCCCAGGTGGTCAAAGCGGTGGTGGAGAAAGGATTCGCGGTGGTCCCGGTGCCGGGGCCTTCGGCCTTGATCGCAGCCCTTCCGGCCTCGGGTTTTCCCGCGAGCCCCTTCACCTTCGCGGGGTTCCTGCCCGCCAAGGCCTCGGACCGGCAAAAGGCCCTGCACCAAATGAAATCCTTCGAACAGACGCTGGTCTTCTATGAATCGCCCCACCGCTTGCGCGCCAGCCTCAAGGATATGATGAACGTTTTCGGGAACCGGTCAGGGGTGGTGGGCCGGGAGCTGACCAAACTCCATGAGGAATTCGTGCGTGGGAACCTTCAGGAGCTTTGGAAGCATTTCAAAGCGGTGGAGCCCAAGGGAGAGTTCGTGGTCATGGTGGAGGGGGCCGAGCCCTTCGATCGCTCCATGCCGGAAAAATGGGCGGGGGTCTCCATCGCCGATCAATTGGTGCGGATGATGAAGGATCAGGGGTTGTCCAAGACCGAGGCGGTCAAGTCGGTCGCTAAACTCCGGGACCTGCCCCGGGAAGTGGTCTATCGGATCGCCACCGAGATCAAATGGGAAGAGGCCGGGGATCCGGGATCGGCCGCCGGCCCCGGGGAAGAATAA
- a CDS encoding PhoH family protein encodes MKKTFVLDTNVLIHNPHSLESFEDNTVVIPLGVLEELDTFKKYEDERGRNAREVARMLDNLRAKGNLQEGIPLASGGILKVDISSPTTHLPASLAHIKIDNNIIGIALDLKEKGENVKFITKDINLRIKADALGVVSEDFETNKVNIDELYPGWAQVTVKDAQIDEFYKKGSISLKDFDERPLYENEFLVLKSDIHESKTALGIYREANKDAQALWFKEPEAWGIRHLNREQLFALNLLLNDRICMVTLVGSAGTGKTLLALATGLLKTLDEKKYRRVLVSRPIVPMGKDIGYLPGTKDEKLMNWMQPIFDNLEFILDKGHLQSDAEEVDDKVQYLLDSHKLEMEALTYIRGRSIPKQFMIVDEAQNLTPHEIKTIVSRAGVGTKIVLTGDPYQIDNPYLDASSNGMVYLAERFKGNEMFGHITLSKSERSPLAALAAKAL; translated from the coding sequence ATGAAGAAGACCTTCGTCCTGGATACCAACGTCCTCATCCACAACCCCCATTCGCTGGAATCCTTCGAGGACAATACGGTGGTGATCCCCCTGGGGGTCCTGGAGGAACTGGACACCTTCAAAAAATACGAGGACGAACGGGGCCGGAACGCCCGGGAAGTGGCCCGGATGCTGGACAACCTCCGCGCCAAGGGGAACCTGCAGGAGGGGATCCCCCTGGCGAGCGGGGGCATCCTGAAGGTCGACATCAGTTCCCCCACGACCCACCTGCCGGCCTCTTTGGCCCATATCAAGATCGACAACAACATCATTGGGATCGCCCTGGACCTCAAGGAAAAGGGCGAGAACGTCAAGTTCATCACCAAGGACATCAACCTGCGCATCAAGGCCGACGCCTTGGGCGTTGTGTCGGAGGATTTCGAGACCAATAAGGTCAATATCGACGAGCTCTATCCCGGCTGGGCCCAGGTCACGGTGAAGGATGCCCAGATCGACGAGTTCTATAAAAAGGGATCCATTTCCCTCAAGGATTTCGACGAAAGGCCCCTTTACGAGAACGAGTTCCTCGTGCTCAAAAGCGACATCCACGAATCCAAGACGGCCTTGGGGATCTACCGGGAGGCCAATAAGGACGCCCAAGCCCTTTGGTTCAAGGAACCGGAAGCTTGGGGCATCCGGCACCTGAACCGGGAGCAACTCTTCGCCTTGAACCTTCTCTTGAACGACCGGATTTGCATGGTGACCCTGGTGGGATCCGCCGGGACGGGCAAGACCCTTTTGGCCCTGGCCACGGGGCTCTTGAAGACCTTGGACGAGAAGAAATACCGACGGGTCCTGGTATCCCGGCCCATCGTCCCCATGGGCAAGGACATCGGTTATCTTCCCGGGACCAAGGACGAAAAGCTGATGAACTGGATGCAACCCATTTTCGACAACCTGGAATTCATCCTGGACAAAGGGCACCTGCAAAGCGATGCGGAGGAGGTGGACGACAAGGTCCAATACTTGCTGGATTCCCATAAATTGGAAATGGAGGCCCTGACCTATATCCGGGGCCGTTCCATCCCCAAGCAATTCATGATCGTGGACGAGGCCCAGAACCTGACCCCCCATGAGATCAAGACCATCGTGTCCCGCGCCGGGGTGGGCACCAAGATCGTGCTGACCGGCGATCCCTACCAGATCGACAACCCCTACCTGGACGCTTCCTCCAACGGCATGGTCTACCTGGCCGAACGCTTCAAAGGCAACGAGATGTTCGGGCACATCACCCTCTCCAAGAGCGAACGTTCGCCCTTGGCGGCCTTGGCCGCGAAAGCGCTCTGA
- the pdxA gene encoding 4-hydroxythreonine-4-phosphate dehydrogenase PdxA has translation MASTKRPLIGITMGDPGGIGGEVTLKALSKMTGSSRAQFLLLGDFKLWKTLAKKFHFKKSLIWVNDAELGRDLKKGIAVLDLGGVKKVRWGKVTAPQGAAAVRYICEGARLALEGEVDALVTAPIHKEAIHKAGCPYPGHTELLAKLSGTQDYAMMMVGGPFRIVLQSIHEPLSKAFSFIKPSLVWEKLELTHRTLRKWFGIKGPRIAVAGVNPHAGEGGAFGKEEIKVLAPIVQKAQKMGWQVSGPHPPDTLFYWASKKPYDAILCMYHDQGLIPLKLAAFDEGVNLTLGLPFIRTSPDHGTAFDIAGKGVAKPESMVAAIHMAEMLANKRLH, from the coding sequence ATGGCTTCCACGAAAAGACCATTGATCGGGATCACCATGGGCGATCCGGGTGGGATCGGAGGGGAAGTGACCCTCAAGGCCCTTTCGAAGATGACCGGATCTTCCAGGGCCCAGTTCCTTCTGTTAGGCGATTTCAAACTCTGGAAGACGCTCGCCAAGAAATTCCATTTCAAAAAATCGTTGATCTGGGTCAACGACGCCGAACTGGGCCGGGACCTGAAAAAAGGGATCGCGGTCCTCGACCTGGGTGGCGTCAAGAAGGTCCGGTGGGGAAAGGTCACCGCTCCCCAGGGTGCCGCAGCGGTCCGTTATATTTGCGAGGGGGCGCGGCTGGCCTTGGAGGGGGAAGTGGATGCCTTGGTCACGGCGCCCATCCATAAGGAAGCCATCCATAAGGCGGGTTGTCCTTATCCCGGCCACACGGAATTATTGGCCAAGCTTTCGGGCACCCAGGATTACGCCATGATGATGGTGGGTGGACCTTTCCGTATCGTCCTGCAGTCCATTCACGAACCTTTGTCCAAGGCGTTCTCCTTCATCAAGCCGAGCTTGGTTTGGGAAAAATTGGAGCTGACCCATAGGACCTTACGGAAGTGGTTCGGGATCAAGGGCCCCCGTATCGCGGTGGCGGGAGTGAATCCCCACGCGGGAGAAGGCGGAGCGTTCGGGAAGGAAGAGATCAAGGTGTTGGCCCCGATCGTCCAAAAGGCGCAAAAAATGGGGTGGCAGGTCTCGGGCCCCCATCCACCTGACACCTTGTTCTATTGGGCGTCCAAGAAGCCCTATGACGCCATCCTCTGCATGTACCACGACCAGGGCCTGATCCCGCTGAAGCTGGCGGCCTTCGACGAGGGGGTCAATTTGACCCTGGGGCTACCCTTTATCCGGACCTCACCGGACCACGGGACGGCCTTTGATATCGCTGGGAAGGGGGTGGCCAAGCCCGAAAGCATGGTGGCGGCCATCCATATGGCGGAAATGCTGGCGAATAAAAGGCTCCATTAA
- a CDS encoding carbohydrate binding domain-containing protein, translating to MKYSSKWKFQVAALVAFLGLSFSCTRDISVPVSPSFTQSTPTGTPTNTGTSTFTVTNTPTFTFTNVPTNTSTFTFTTTNTFTFTFTPTFSPTDTPGGNTSTPTNTGTNTATSTATGTPTDTFTPTQTPTNTATSTATSTPTNTATNTPDPNLIDDFEDGDGQISPGSGAFNGFWNANSDGTAGSNIYPAAASWVDSSAPGNGSSYAAHVTCGAVTQYANFGFTLMNPAAAADLSAYTGIVFDVKMDVGSGSLLTVAVSDVDTDMAGGVCSSCSDYHSTKVCMTTAWTPVTVFWNQLAQAGWGVPQAAFKPAQIFGVYFQFPTATNMGVWIDNVRLTTATAPGPEPNTRVDTLPAGSVLNNPSLTGLPTGTQGWNNYFIGDGGYIIPTVANIIQCGGYVSTFRARNFGHISITNGPGSYHSYVMTDVLNAGGPLFDVSGFTGIKFYLNNNNGTPTSGGPLSSYFYVMIQETSAAGDGGNCSAHCYDHPGVDLTSYRGMGWTLVTAPFTSINWCNVAGGYTYGSPPAPPGGGASCGGWGTTGNLGNYPTGLQNVTNFQFASTSGGNNVEVDIDLSVDDIEFY from the coding sequence GTGAAATACAGTTCCAAATGGAAGTTCCAGGTGGCGGCTTTGGTGGCTTTTTTGGGATTGTCCTTCAGTTGTACCCGCGATATCTCGGTCCCGGTCTCCCCCAGTTTCACGCAATCCACTCCGACGGGAACCCCGACCAATACGGGTACCTCGACCTTTACGGTGACCAACACGCCCACGTTCACCTTCACCAATGTTCCGACCAATACCTCCACTTTCACATTCACGACCACCAATACCTTCACCTTTACATTCACCCCAACCTTTAGCCCGACCGATACCCCGGGCGGCAACACCTCGACGCCCACCAATACCGGGACCAACACCGCAACATCGACCGCGACGGGTACTCCAACAGACACCTTTACACCCACCCAAACGCCCACCAATACCGCCACCAGCACTGCGACCAGCACGCCGACGAACACGGCGACTAACACGCCGGACCCGAACCTGATCGACGATTTCGAGGATGGGGATGGGCAGATTTCGCCGGGTTCCGGCGCCTTCAACGGTTTTTGGAACGCCAATAGTGATGGAACAGCGGGGTCGAATATTTATCCCGCAGCCGCCAGTTGGGTGGATTCTTCCGCGCCGGGGAACGGCTCGTCCTATGCCGCTCACGTGACATGCGGGGCGGTGACCCAGTATGCGAATTTCGGATTCACTTTGATGAACCCTGCGGCGGCAGCCGACCTCTCGGCCTACACCGGGATCGTCTTCGATGTGAAGATGGACGTGGGAAGCGGAAGTCTTTTAACGGTGGCCGTTTCAGATGTGGATACGGATATGGCGGGTGGGGTTTGTTCTTCCTGCAGTGACTACCACAGTACCAAGGTTTGCATGACGACCGCCTGGACCCCGGTCACCGTTTTCTGGAACCAGTTGGCCCAGGCGGGTTGGGGAGTTCCTCAAGCCGCTTTCAAACCGGCCCAGATCTTTGGCGTCTATTTCCAATTCCCGACGGCCACCAATATGGGGGTCTGGATCGATAATGTCCGGCTGACCACTGCGACGGCACCGGGGCCCGAGCCAAATACTCGGGTCGATACCCTGCCTGCTGGTAGCGTGTTGAACAATCCGTCGTTGACGGGATTGCCCACGGGAACGCAAGGATGGAACAACTACTTTATCGGGGATGGCGGTTACATCATCCCGACGGTGGCAAACATCATCCAGTGTGGTGGTTATGTTTCCACCTTCCGGGCTCGTAATTTCGGTCATATCAGCATCACCAATGGCCCGGGAAGTTATCATTCCTACGTGATGACCGATGTGCTGAACGCCGGAGGGCCCCTGTTCGACGTATCCGGCTTTACCGGCATCAAGTTCTACCTCAACAACAACAATGGTACGCCCACTTCCGGCGGGCCTCTCTCCAGTTATTTCTACGTAATGATCCAGGAGACCTCGGCGGCAGGAGATGGCGGTAATTGCTCCGCTCATTGCTATGATCATCCGGGGGTGGATCTGACTTCTTATAGGGGGATGGGATGGACTTTAGTAACAGCGCCTTTTACTTCAATTAACTGGTGCAATGTGGCTGGCGGATATACTTATGGTAGTCCTCCGGCGCCGCCGGGAGGAGGCGCTTCCTGCGGCGGCTGGGGAACCACAGGTAATTTGGGGAACTATCCCACTGGACTACAGAACGTTACCAATTTCCAATTCGCAAGCACGTCCGGCGGGAATAACGTTGAGGTCGATATTGATCTGAGCGTGGACGACATCGAATTCTATTGA
- the rsmA gene encoding 16S rRNA (adenine(1518)-N(6)/adenine(1519)-N(6))-dimethyltransferase RsmA: protein MDPLAGLFREYAYRPRKSAGQNFLTDTRILDQIEGVIQCPPGDVLVEVGGGYGALTERLLKKERPLTVIEIDHKLFAVLEKRFGGRPGIALQKGDILEYDLAPLAPPPPAKITLAGNIPYYLTSPLITRLLTQYHSRLRSVYLMVQKEVAERLTAGPGTKAYGALTLCAQYYSEPSQKVAVPARCFRPKPKVDSAFVELRMRETLPLEGKAEAELFRLVRAIFQSRRKMLSNSLKSLGKTPDKVQEALQRTGIDPQVRGETLSLERMMELSQALA from the coding sequence ATGGATCCCTTGGCCGGTCTTTTTCGTGAATATGCCTATCGTCCCCGAAAGTCCGCGGGACAGAACTTCCTGACCGATACCCGGATCCTCGACCAGATCGAGGGGGTCATCCAATGTCCCCCGGGCGATGTTTTGGTGGAGGTGGGCGGGGGATATGGGGCCCTGACGGAACGGTTGCTAAAGAAGGAACGCCCCCTCACGGTCATCGAGATCGACCATAAGCTTTTCGCCGTGCTCGAAAAACGCTTCGGGGGCCGGCCTGGGATCGCGCTCCAAAAAGGGGACATCCTCGAGTACGACTTGGCTCCCCTAGCGCCCCCGCCACCGGCCAAGATCACCTTGGCGGGGAACATCCCTTACTACCTGACTTCTCCCCTTATCACCCGGCTTTTGACCCAATATCATTCCCGACTCCGGTCGGTCTATCTCATGGTGCAAAAAGAGGTGGCCGAACGTTTGACCGCCGGCCCTGGGACCAAGGCCTATGGGGCGCTCACCCTTTGCGCTCAATACTACTCGGAACCTTCCCAGAAAGTGGCTGTGCCGGCCCGGTGCTTCCGTCCAAAACCAAAGGTCGATTCGGCCTTCGTGGAGTTAAGGATGCGGGAAACCCTTCCGTTGGAAGGGAAGGCGGAAGCGGAACTTTTTCGATTGGTGAGGGCCATTTTTCAGAGCCGCCGAAAAATGCTTTCCAATTCTTTGAAGTCCTTGGGAAAAACGCCGGACAAGGTCCAAGAAGCCCTCCAAAGGACCGGGATCGACCCCCAGGTCCGGGGGGAAACTTTGTCATTGGAAAGAATGATGGAGCTTTCTCAGGCATTGGCCTGA
- the glmS gene encoding glutamine--fructose-6-phosphate transaminase (isomerizing), with translation MCGIVGYTGTKPAGNILLNGLAKLEYRGYDSAGLALMVPGSPLRTVKKAGKIQNLIKAFQALPAAKRQGPKAGIGHTRWATHGHPTDSNAHPHTDCHNRVAVVHNGIIENYQALKTKLRAKGHRFRSQTDSEVLAHLIEDQLKRYPWVEAVRRALSLIEGTYSVVAVYQGEPETLIGARSGGGGLVVGWGNGETLLASDVPALLAHTRRVSYLDDDEMAVIRPEGPRFLKVGNGQAVTKTVSEIEWSAEQAEKGGYPHFMLKEIMEQPRALEDTFTSRLDPRTGQILLEGAFWASPFLKRFKKITLLAMGTSYYAALVGKFLLEKHLRIPAEVDNASEFRYRDPVIGPDTLVVVISQSGETVDTLVALREAKARGARIAVICNVMGSSATREADGVLLTRAGPEIGVASTKAFTTQLGALWLLALHLAKERKSLSLGRIKAKALALSHIPRVMRGMLKQRKAIEKVAQRFAGHFNFLYIGRGIQYPIALEGALKLKEISYIHAEGYPGGEMKHGPIALIDKAMPVVAIALRSSRVYEKMLNNMEEVKARSGQLIALVEKGDGIAARKADAVVEIPAVAEDLSPLLSVVPLQLLAYEIAKKKGREIDQPRNLAKSVTVE, from the coding sequence ATGTGCGGTATCGTCGGCTACACGGGGACTAAACCGGCCGGGAATATCCTCCTGAACGGTCTGGCCAAGCTCGAATACCGGGGATATGACTCGGCGGGTTTGGCGTTGATGGTCCCTGGAAGTCCCCTGCGGACCGTTAAAAAAGCCGGGAAGATCCAGAACCTGATCAAGGCCTTTCAAGCCCTTCCTGCGGCCAAGCGCCAAGGGCCCAAGGCCGGTATCGGCCATACCCGGTGGGCCACTCACGGCCATCCGACCGATTCCAATGCCCATCCCCATACCGACTGCCATAACCGGGTGGCGGTGGTCCACAATGGCATCATCGAGAATTATCAGGCCCTTAAAACAAAGCTACGGGCCAAGGGACACCGTTTCCGGTCGCAGACCGATTCCGAGGTTTTAGCCCATCTGATCGAGGACCAACTGAAGAGATATCCCTGGGTGGAGGCGGTCCGTCGGGCCCTTTCCCTCATCGAGGGAACCTATTCGGTCGTGGCTGTTTATCAGGGGGAACCCGAGACCCTGATCGGTGCCCGCTCGGGAGGAGGGGGCCTGGTGGTGGGATGGGGCAATGGAGAGACCCTTTTGGCCTCGGATGTCCCCGCCTTGCTGGCCCATACCCGGCGGGTTTCTTATTTGGACGATGACGAAATGGCGGTCATCCGGCCGGAGGGGCCCCGATTCCTTAAAGTAGGGAACGGACAGGCCGTCACCAAAACGGTCTCTGAGATCGAATGGTCCGCCGAGCAGGCCGAAAAGGGTGGATATCCCCATTTCATGCTGAAAGAGATCATGGAACAACCCCGGGCGTTGGAGGACACATTCACTTCCCGGTTGGATCCGCGTACGGGCCAGATCCTGTTGGAGGGGGCCTTTTGGGCCTCGCCGTTCCTGAAAAGATTCAAAAAGATCACTCTTTTGGCGATGGGGACTTCCTATTACGCCGCTTTGGTGGGGAAGTTCCTGCTGGAAAAGCATCTCCGCATCCCGGCGGAGGTCGATAACGCCTCAGAGTTCCGTTACCGGGATCCCGTGATCGGGCCCGATACCCTGGTCGTCGTCATCTCTCAAAGCGGGGAAACGGTCGATACTTTAGTGGCCTTGCGGGAAGCCAAAGCGAGGGGAGCGCGGATCGCCGTCATTTGTAATGTCATGGGCAGTTCCGCCACGCGGGAGGCCGATGGGGTGCTTTTAACCCGGGCAGGCCCTGAGATCGGCGTGGCCTCTACGAAGGCCTTTACCACCCAGTTAGGGGCCCTTTGGCTCCTAGCCTTGCATTTGGCCAAGGAACGTAAAAGCCTGTCTTTAGGGCGGATCAAGGCGAAGGCCCTGGCTCTTTCCCATATTCCGCGGGTCATGCGGGGGATGTTGAAACAACGGAAGGCCATCGAAAAGGTGGCCCAAAGGTTCGCGGGGCACTTTAATTTTCTTTATATCGGAAGGGGCATCCAATACCCCATTGCCCTGGAAGGCGCCCTGAAATTGAAAGAGATCTCCTACATCCATGCCGAAGGTTACCCAGGCGGGGAAATGAAACATGGACCCATCGCTTTGATCGACAAGGCCATGCCGGTGGTGGCCATTGCCCTGCGCTCCTCCCGGGTTTACGAGAAAATGCTGAATAACATGGAGGAGGTAAAGGCCCGCTCCGGTCAATTGATCGCTCTTGTTGAAAAGGGGGATGGAATTGCGGCCCGAAAGGCGGATGCGGTGGTTGAGATCCCTGCGGTGGCCGAGGACCTTTCCCCGCTCCTGTCGGTCGTTCCCCTCCAACTCTTGGCCTATGAGATCGCTAAAAAGAAAGGCCGAGAGATCGACCAACCCCGCAATTTGGCAAAGAGTGTTACGGTCGAGTAA